One window of the Pseudarthrobacter sp. ATCC 49987 genome contains the following:
- a CDS encoding DUF3618 domain-containing protein: MSENPDVIRADIEATRARLGTNVDAVADKVTPSHVVQRQADKVKETVKENVKDAVFGVKEKVMGTADHAAGNVHSAAGTAGAHFSDAGAAIGDAPTQVKTKTRGNPLAAGLIAFGAGLLVSSLIPASQKERETADALKTAAEPLTSELTEAAKHVAEGLKEPAQAAMENVKATATDATEHIKAEGQGAVSDVKDRTVEARDNVQQA; encoded by the coding sequence ATGAGCGAAAACCCGGATGTCATCCGAGCAGATATTGAAGCAACCCGCGCGCGGCTGGGCACCAACGTCGACGCCGTAGCGGACAAGGTCACCCCGTCGCACGTCGTCCAGCGGCAGGCTGACAAAGTCAAAGAAACAGTCAAAGAAAACGTCAAAGACGCCGTTTTTGGAGTGAAGGAGAAAGTCATGGGAACTGCCGACCACGCCGCCGGCAATGTTCACTCCGCCGCCGGCACGGCTGGGGCGCACTTCAGCGACGCCGGGGCAGCCATCGGCGACGCCCCCACGCAGGTCAAGACGAAGACCCGGGGCAACCCCCTGGCGGCCGGTCTGATTGCCTTCGGGGCTGGCCTGTTGGTTTCCTCCCTGATCCCGGCGAGCCAGAAGGAACGCGAAACCGCGGATGCGCTGAAGACCGCGGCCGAACCGCTCACCTCGGAGCTCACCGAGGCCGCCAAGCACGTGGCCGAGGGTCTCAAGGAGCCCGCCCAGGCCGCGATGGAAAACGTCAAGGCCACTGCCACGGACGCCACCGAGCACATCAAGGCCGAGGGCCAGGGCGCAGTGTCGGATGTCAAGGACCGGACCGTCGAGGCCAGGGACAACGTCCAGCAGGCCTGA
- a CDS encoding YihY/virulence factor BrkB family protein, translating to MAKTPATADTAADAETRESSTAKARTAPAPDDSRKPDSPTDVTRPSWKYIAKKTLREFTKDQCPDLAAALTYYSVLSIFPALLALVSLLGIFGQPGKTTSALLDIVQGFAPAETVEAIRQPVEQLSNSSTAGFTLVLGILTALWSASGYVGAFGRAMNRIYEIDEGRPFIKLRGTMLGVTIATVLIVVLLAAMLVLSGPVAESVGNAIGLGGAFLAVWNIAKWPVILLLVVLAIAILYYATPNVKQPKFRWMSLGSLIALVVFLLASLAFGFYVANFSSYNETYGAIGGVIISLLWLWILNMSLLFGAEFDAETERGRQLQAGIEAEETIQLPPRDTKQSDKLQAREEEDIKRGRELREQHSVPDAEAAPEYRAGAADQQNPRDQSP from the coding sequence ATGGCCAAGACCCCCGCCACGGCAGATACCGCGGCCGACGCCGAAACCCGGGAGAGCAGCACCGCCAAGGCCCGCACGGCGCCCGCTCCGGACGACTCGCGCAAACCGGACAGCCCCACCGATGTCACCAGGCCTTCGTGGAAGTACATAGCGAAGAAGACGCTGCGGGAATTCACCAAGGACCAGTGCCCCGACCTCGCCGCGGCCCTGACCTACTACTCGGTTCTCTCCATCTTCCCGGCGCTGCTGGCCCTCGTGTCCCTTCTGGGGATCTTCGGGCAGCCCGGCAAGACCACGTCGGCGCTCCTGGACATCGTCCAGGGTTTCGCACCCGCCGAAACCGTGGAAGCCATCCGCCAGCCGGTCGAGCAGCTCAGCAACTCCAGCACTGCCGGATTTACCCTGGTGCTGGGCATCCTCACCGCGCTCTGGTCCGCCTCCGGCTATGTGGGGGCGTTCGGTCGGGCCATGAACCGGATTTACGAAATCGACGAAGGCCGTCCGTTCATCAAGCTTCGGGGCACCATGCTCGGCGTCACCATCGCCACCGTGCTGATCGTGGTGCTGCTGGCTGCCATGCTGGTCCTGAGCGGCCCGGTGGCGGAGTCCGTCGGGAACGCGATTGGCTTGGGCGGGGCCTTCCTCGCCGTCTGGAACATTGCCAAGTGGCCCGTCATCCTGCTGCTCGTGGTTCTTGCGATCGCCATCCTTTACTACGCCACTCCCAATGTGAAACAGCCCAAGTTCCGCTGGATGAGCCTGGGGTCGCTCATTGCCCTGGTGGTCTTCCTGCTGGCCTCCCTTGCCTTTGGGTTCTACGTCGCCAACTTCAGCAGTTACAACGAGACTTATGGCGCGATCGGAGGCGTCATCATTTCGCTGCTCTGGCTCTGGATCCTCAACATGTCGCTGCTGTTCGGGGCCGAATTCGACGCCGAGACCGAACGCGGCCGCCAGCTCCAGGCCGGCATCGAAGCCGAGGAAACCATCCAGCTGCCGCCCAGGGATACCAAGCAGAGCGACAAGCTGCAGGCACGGGAAGAGGAAGACATCAAGCGCGGCCGCGAGCTGCGGGAACAGCACAGCGTGCCGGACGCAGAGGCCGCCCCGGAGTACAGGGCGGGCGCAGCGGATCAGCAGAACCCGCGGGACCAAAGCCCCTAG
- a CDS encoding universal stress protein, translating into MTAPAAGHVRTTVAVGYDGSEAAQEAVRWAAEYAAAGHYRLRVVHAWVWPMFTKKLGPVKGVEGSGLRHSAEAILAEGVDLARTALAAAGTPAAELAEPAPAPGPGPGPAVEGVMETGLPAAVLRDAARDARLLVVSSRGIGGVLGQLAGSVCLDLAGSSPCPLMVVRQLRSPGQAAAPVVVGVDGTSRSSAALAGAARLAAVLGTNLQIVHIDQTRGGTREGHGRHGPLHGQELLDHALAEARTLAPDLSVSGVLREGHSASKELLAAAADAEVLVIGTHNREGGPGNTVTAVLNKARCNVLITR; encoded by the coding sequence ATGACAGCACCCGCCGCAGGACACGTACGCACCACCGTGGCGGTGGGCTACGACGGGTCCGAGGCAGCGCAGGAGGCCGTCCGGTGGGCCGCGGAGTACGCGGCCGCCGGACACTACCGGCTCCGCGTGGTCCACGCGTGGGTGTGGCCCATGTTCACCAAGAAGCTCGGGCCGGTCAAGGGCGTTGAGGGCAGCGGCCTGCGGCACTCCGCCGAGGCCATCCTTGCGGAGGGCGTCGACCTCGCCCGTACTGCCCTCGCCGCCGCCGGAACCCCCGCCGCCGAACTTGCCGAACCCGCGCCGGCACCCGGTCCCGGTCCCGGTCCCGCCGTCGAGGGTGTTATGGAAACAGGGCTCCCGGCCGCGGTGCTGCGCGATGCGGCCCGTGATGCGCGCCTCCTCGTGGTCAGCAGCCGGGGAATCGGCGGCGTGCTGGGGCAGCTTGCCGGATCGGTCTGCCTCGACCTGGCCGGCTCCTCCCCCTGCCCCTTGATGGTGGTCCGCCAGCTGCGCAGCCCGGGCCAGGCCGCGGCGCCAGTGGTGGTCGGCGTCGACGGGACGTCCCGGAGCTCCGCGGCGCTGGCCGGCGCCGCACGGCTGGCGGCCGTGCTTGGCACAAACCTGCAGATTGTCCACATCGACCAGACCCGCGGCGGGACCCGGGAAGGGCACGGCCGGCACGGCCCGCTGCACGGCCAGGAACTGCTGGACCATGCCCTGGCGGAGGCCCGGACCCTTGCCCCGGATCTGTCAGTCTCCGGCGTCCTGCGGGAAGGCCACTCGGCGTCCAAGGAACTGCTGGCGGCCGCCGCCGATGCCGAGGTACTGGTGATTGGAACCCACAACCGCGAGGGCGGCCCAGGCAACACCGTCACGGCCGTCCTGAACAAAGCGCGCTGCAATGTCCTGATTACGCGCTGA
- a CDS encoding zinc-dependent alcohol dehydrogenase family protein: protein MRAWRVGQPGPMRSGPLVADECPDPRPGPGEVLLRVRVCGVCRTDLHLAEGDLAPRRPGVIPGHEVVGEVITCGDRATRFSPGDRVGVAWLGRTCGSCRFCLRGDENLCLSPVFTGWDRDGGYAELITVAENFAYRLPSGFSDEEAAPLLCAGIIGYRALCRADLPIGGRLGIYGFGGSAHLAAQIALFQGARVYVMTRSEEARALALELGATFAGGAEDQPPDPLDSAILFAPAGSLVPVALRALDRGGTLAVAGIHLSDIPPLHYATELFQERQLRSVTANTRADGEEFFRIAAEIPLRPTTVSYPFSAADQALLDLSEDRVTGAAVLRLDSP from the coding sequence GTGCGAGCCTGGCGGGTAGGACAGCCCGGGCCGATGAGAAGCGGCCCCCTGGTGGCGGACGAGTGCCCCGATCCCCGGCCGGGCCCGGGGGAGGTGCTGTTGCGGGTCCGCGTGTGCGGAGTCTGCCGCACGGACCTGCATCTGGCCGAGGGTGACCTTGCCCCGCGGCGCCCCGGTGTAATCCCGGGCCACGAGGTCGTCGGCGAAGTCATCACGTGCGGGGACCGCGCCACGCGGTTCTCCCCGGGCGACCGGGTCGGCGTCGCCTGGCTCGGGCGGACCTGCGGCTCCTGCCGCTTCTGCCTGCGTGGCGACGAGAACCTCTGTCTCTCCCCCGTATTCACCGGCTGGGACCGCGACGGCGGCTACGCCGAACTCATCACGGTGGCCGAAAACTTCGCCTACCGGCTCCCGTCGGGCTTCTCGGACGAGGAGGCGGCACCCCTGCTGTGCGCGGGGATCATCGGTTACCGGGCGCTCTGCCGTGCCGACCTGCCCATCGGCGGGCGGCTGGGAATCTACGGCTTCGGCGGCTCCGCGCATCTGGCGGCGCAGATTGCCCTCTTCCAGGGTGCACGCGTGTATGTGATGACACGGTCCGAGGAAGCCCGCGCCCTCGCCCTTGAGCTGGGGGCGACCTTTGCCGGCGGCGCCGAAGATCAGCCGCCGGATCCGCTGGATTCGGCCATCCTCTTCGCTCCGGCCGGCAGCCTGGTCCCAGTGGCCCTGCGTGCCCTGGACCGCGGCGGCACCCTTGCCGTCGCGGGCATCCATCTGAGTGACATTCCGCCGCTGCACTACGCGACGGAGCTGTTCCAGGAACGCCAGCTGCGCAGTGTCACCGCCAATACCCGGGCCGACGGCGAGGAGTTCTTCCGCATCGCCGCGGAAATCCCGCTGCGCCCCACCACGGTGTCCTATCCCTTCTCGGCCGCGGACCAGGCTTTGCTGGACCTGTCGGAGGACCGGGTTACGGGCGCGGCCGTGCTGCGGTTGGACTCCCCGTAG
- a CDS encoding HAD-IA family hydrolase → MTESPTLAAALAPVDAVIFDLDGVVTDTAELRAAAWKQLFDAVLQDPRLPAGTRRDPFSTDEYLDLVAGRTWEDAVTTFLASRGGSVPGGSPSDGSGEWTAFGLAARQNELFEKLLSNNPVRAFPGTADLLGRLKAGRIPVVLATSARNAGALLAAAGLGDVFDHIVDGQTALDRDVAGKPAPALPLEAVRRLEIPPARAMVIEDSITGVEAGRRGGFGLVVGIDRSGRRDPLEAAGADVVVEDVSQLDIGLVITHPWLLVYEGFDPAHEGHREALTTLGNGYLATRGAAPEHRAGAVHYPGSYLAGVYNSLRSVVMDQETVDEHMVNIPDWLPLDLRIGDGAWWSEGGLSLRSERRTLDLKRAVLTREALLEDDAGRQLRLVQRRLVSMATPHLAALETVLTAVGWDGGLSIRSGCDTGVTNSNVPEDAALSNRHLGSVRVAAAGAGPGVAGLTVEVRTVTSGIGIALALRTEVSGADGPPVAGIAEQLGGVHAHRFEFSVAAGEPLTILKTVAVSSSRDHAIASPLTAARAALARAPGGFAALQAEHEAAWAVLLEPFVIEFDASSQAQLILNLHVFHLLQTLTTHTAELDAGVPARGLHGEGYRGHVFWDELFVLPLLNSRLPSLARELLDYRWRRLGAARDAARDVGLEGALFPWQSGSDGTEQTPKLLFNRRSGHWMKDYSRLQRHVGLAVAYNAWQYFEATQDRGWLTEHGAEIIVDVARLFASMAEFDPAEDRFHLRGVMGPDEYHTGNPGDPGGGLNDNAYTNIMAAWAFDQAVWIMHSVQGFDMEELRARLLISAAEIEAWEHLSRRMFVPFHDDGVISQFDGYSALRELDWKHYRRTYGLIERLDLILEAEGDSTNHYRLAKQADVLMLLYVLGEDQLIQFLARMGYAVTSAQMAATVDFYLARTAHGSTLSRVAHASVLAQRDPERAWATFREALDADLDDTQGGTTRSGIHLGAMAGTIDVVQRSFAGLRITRDALDFAPRLPAELSRVDFRVRYRDQMLAVHLERDRLRVSAAPGDAAPVLVRVGTQRVLLQAGQEHEFLRKDD, encoded by the coding sequence ATGACGGAGTCGCCCACTCTTGCCGCCGCGCTGGCGCCCGTCGACGCCGTGATCTTTGACCTCGACGGGGTGGTCACCGACACGGCCGAGCTTCGTGCGGCCGCCTGGAAGCAACTCTTCGACGCCGTCCTCCAGGACCCGAGGCTTCCCGCCGGGACCCGCCGCGACCCGTTCAGTACCGACGAGTACCTGGACCTGGTGGCGGGCCGGACCTGGGAGGACGCGGTAACCACCTTCCTGGCCTCCCGCGGCGGGAGCGTCCCGGGGGGTTCGCCGTCGGACGGGTCCGGGGAGTGGACCGCCTTCGGACTCGCGGCACGCCAGAACGAATTGTTCGAAAAGCTGCTCAGCAACAACCCGGTCCGTGCCTTTCCCGGCACCGCGGACCTCCTCGGCCGGCTGAAGGCCGGCAGGATCCCGGTGGTGCTTGCCACCTCGGCCCGGAACGCGGGCGCGCTGCTGGCCGCCGCGGGGCTCGGGGACGTCTTCGACCACATCGTCGACGGGCAGACGGCCCTGGACCGCGACGTTGCGGGCAAGCCGGCCCCCGCGTTGCCGCTGGAAGCGGTGCGCCGGCTCGAAATCCCGCCCGCCCGGGCGATGGTCATCGAGGATTCAATCACCGGAGTGGAGGCCGGGCGGCGCGGCGGTTTCGGGCTGGTAGTCGGCATCGACCGGTCCGGGCGCCGGGACCCGCTGGAAGCGGCGGGCGCCGACGTCGTCGTCGAGGATGTCAGCCAACTGGACATCGGGCTGGTCATCACCCATCCGTGGCTGCTGGTCTATGAGGGCTTTGACCCGGCGCACGAGGGGCACCGCGAAGCCCTCACCACCCTGGGCAACGGTTACCTGGCCACGCGGGGCGCCGCCCCCGAGCACCGCGCCGGGGCCGTGCACTATCCCGGCAGCTATCTCGCCGGCGTCTACAACAGCCTGCGCAGTGTTGTTATGGACCAGGAAACGGTCGACGAGCACATGGTCAACATCCCCGACTGGCTGCCGCTGGACCTCCGGATCGGCGACGGGGCGTGGTGGTCCGAGGGCGGACTTTCGCTCCGCAGCGAGCGCCGCACCCTGGACCTGAAGCGGGCAGTGCTGACGCGGGAGGCGCTGCTGGAGGACGACGCCGGCCGGCAGCTCCGGCTGGTGCAGCGCCGCCTCGTGTCCATGGCGACACCGCACCTCGCCGCGCTGGAAACCGTCCTCACGGCCGTCGGCTGGGACGGCGGCCTCAGCATCCGCAGCGGCTGCGACACGGGCGTCACGAACTCCAACGTCCCCGAGGACGCTGCGCTCTCCAACCGGCACCTGGGATCCGTCCGGGTTGCCGCCGCCGGGGCCGGCCCGGGCGTCGCAGGCCTCACGGTGGAGGTCCGGACCGTCACCAGCGGGATCGGGATCGCCCTCGCACTCCGGACGGAAGTCTCCGGGGCCGACGGGCCGCCCGTGGCCGGAATCGCCGAGCAACTCGGCGGGGTGCACGCCCACCGCTTCGAGTTTTCCGTAGCCGCGGGGGAGCCGCTGACCATCCTCAAGACCGTCGCCGTGTCGTCCTCCCGCGACCACGCCATCGCCTCACCGCTGACGGCAGCCCGGGCTGCCCTGGCCCGCGCCCCGGGCGGTTTCGCGGCGCTGCAGGCCGAGCACGAGGCCGCGTGGGCGGTCCTGCTCGAACCCTTCGTTATCGAGTTTGACGCCAGCTCGCAGGCGCAGCTCATCCTCAACCTGCACGTCTTCCACTTGCTGCAGACGCTCACCACCCACACCGCCGAACTCGACGCGGGCGTGCCGGCCCGCGGGCTGCATGGCGAGGGCTACCGGGGACACGTCTTCTGGGATGAACTCTTCGTCCTGCCGCTGCTGAACTCCCGGCTGCCGTCCCTCGCCCGGGAGTTGCTCGATTACCGCTGGCGGCGGCTCGGCGCGGCCCGGGACGCGGCGCGGGATGTCGGGCTGGAGGGGGCCCTGTTTCCGTGGCAAAGCGGCAGCGATGGTACGGAACAGACGCCCAAGCTGCTGTTCAACCGGCGCTCCGGGCACTGGATGAAGGACTACTCCCGGCTCCAGCGGCACGTTGGCCTCGCCGTCGCCTACAACGCCTGGCAGTACTTCGAGGCGACCCAGGACCGCGGGTGGCTGACCGAGCACGGTGCGGAAATCATCGTCGACGTCGCCCGGCTGTTCGCGTCCATGGCGGAGTTCGACCCGGCCGAAGACCGCTTCCACCTCCGGGGCGTTATGGGCCCGGACGAATACCACACCGGAAATCCGGGCGACCCGGGCGGCGGACTGAACGACAACGCCTACACCAACATCATGGCGGCGTGGGCGTTCGACCAGGCGGTCTGGATCATGCATTCCGTGCAGGGGTTCGACATGGAGGAACTGCGGGCCCGGCTGCTGATCAGCGCTGCCGAGATCGAGGCCTGGGAACACCTCAGCCGCCGCATGTTCGTGCCGTTCCACGACGACGGAGTCATCAGCCAGTTTGATGGCTACAGCGCGCTCCGGGAACTCGACTGGAAGCACTACCGCCGGACCTACGGGCTCATCGAGCGGCTGGACCTGATCCTGGAGGCGGAAGGTGACAGTACCAACCACTACCGGCTGGCCAAACAGGCCGACGTCCTGATGCTGCTGTACGTACTGGGCGAGGACCAGCTGATCCAGTTCCTGGCCCGGATGGGCTACGCCGTCACCTCTGCCCAGATGGCCGCCACAGTGGACTTCTACCTGGCCAGGACTGCGCACGGATCAACGCTTAGCCGCGTGGCCCACGCCTCGGTGCTGGCCCAGCGCGACCCCGAGCGGGCGTGGGCGACTTTCCGGGAGGCACTGGACGCGGACCTGGACGACACCCAGGGCGGAACCACCCGCTCCGGCATCCATCTGGGCGCCATGGCCGGGACGATCGACGTGGTCCAGCGCAGCTTCGCCGGGCTGCGGATTACGCGCGATGCCCTGGACTTCGCGCCCCGGCTGCCGGCCGAGCTCAGCCGCGTGGACTTCCGGGTCCGCTACCGGGATCAGATGCTCGCCGTGCACCTGGAACGCGACCGGCTCCGGGTATCGGCGGCGCCGGGCGATGCCGCCCCGGTGCTGGTGCGGGTGGGTACGCAGCGGGTCCTGCTCCAGGCCGGTCAGGAACACGAATTCCTGCGGAAAGACGACTGA
- a CDS encoding polysaccharide deacetylase family protein, with the protein MWSILSGRSRLLAAAAAVLLLAAAVVLAVVLTAVPPSAVPTPPPPPSSSLPTTAGPTESPTAGPLPSGAPAPTPSGTVPAGPAPLPTIPATEPAPEPPLPEPPAPFPAALAGRDLEVIPGAGPVVALTFDAGANSAGLPSILQTLAATGVRGTFFLTGNWAGANPQGVAAIVAGGHRVGNHSMTHPGFTGLADAAIGDQLVRAQQAIQAGGGDPRPLFRFPFGDRDARTIATVNAYGYLPVRWAVDTLGWKGSSGGITAQIVADRALARLQPGEIVLMHIGSNPDDGTTLDADALPGMIERMRQAGYGFTTLGALLG; encoded by the coding sequence ATGTGGTCGATCCTTTCCGGCCGGAGCCGATTGCTGGCGGCTGCGGCTGCGGTGCTTTTGCTGGCCGCCGCGGTGGTGCTGGCTGTGGTCCTGACGGCGGTCCCGCCGTCGGCTGTTCCGACACCGCCGCCACCGCCGTCATCTTCACTCCCCACCACGGCCGGCCCGACGGAGAGCCCGACGGCGGGTCCGTTGCCGTCGGGCGCTCCGGCCCCCACTCCCAGCGGAACAGTTCCGGCCGGGCCCGCGCCGCTGCCCACGATCCCGGCGACCGAACCGGCGCCGGAACCGCCACTTCCTGAACCTCCGGCCCCGTTCCCCGCCGCGCTCGCCGGCCGCGACCTCGAGGTGATCCCGGGCGCCGGCCCTGTGGTGGCGCTGACGTTCGACGCCGGAGCCAACTCGGCAGGGTTGCCCAGCATCCTGCAGACCCTGGCCGCCACCGGCGTGCGCGGCACGTTTTTCCTCACCGGCAACTGGGCCGGCGCCAACCCGCAGGGGGTCGCGGCGATCGTGGCGGGCGGCCACCGGGTGGGCAACCATTCGATGACCCACCCCGGCTTCACCGGGCTCGCGGACGCCGCGATCGGTGACCAGCTGGTCCGGGCGCAGCAGGCCATCCAGGCCGGTGGCGGGGATCCGCGGCCCTTGTTCCGCTTCCCCTTCGGCGATCGCGACGCCCGGACCATCGCCACGGTCAACGCCTACGGCTACCTGCCCGTCCGCTGGGCCGTGGACACCCTGGGCTGGAAGGGCAGCAGCGGCGGGATCACGGCGCAGATCGTGGCGGACCGTGCGCTCGCCCGGCTTCAGCCCGGGGAGATCGTGCTGATGCACATCGGCTCCAACCCCGACGACGGGACCACCCTCGACGCCGACGCCCTGCCCGGGATGATCGAGCGGATGCGCCAGGCCGGCTACGGCTTCACCACCCTCGGCGCGCTGCTGGGCTGA
- a CDS encoding SDR family oxidoreductase — protein MRSSSETVETRTALVVGASGIAGSALVDRLADASWDVVALSRGPIRRGDVRHLSADLTSVESLREALAVEQLSHVFYTAWSRMSTEQENIETNAAMLRNLLASLSGHPVQHVALMTGLKHYLGPFEAYAAGEMPDTPFRESEPRLPTPNFYYAQEDELWAAAGKQGFGWSVHRAHTVIGHAVGNAMNMGLTLAVQASICRELGQPFIFPGSETQWNSLTDMTDSGLLAEHMIWAATADGVREEAYNIVNGDIFRWRRMWPALAAYFGVEPVGYAGQPRPLEQQMLGKEGVWAGIAARHGLAEPDLARVASWWHTDGDLGRNLEVVTDMSKSRLAGFTGYRRTEDSFLRLFDRYRADRLIPAAPQAARAFQP, from the coding sequence GTGCGAAGCAGTTCAGAGACCGTTGAGACCAGGACTGCCCTGGTGGTTGGGGCCAGCGGAATAGCCGGATCAGCCCTGGTGGACCGGCTCGCGGATGCGAGCTGGGACGTTGTGGCACTGTCCCGTGGTCCGATCCGGCGCGGCGATGTCCGGCATTTGAGTGCGGACCTGACTTCGGTGGAGAGCCTGCGTGAGGCCCTGGCCGTTGAACAGCTTAGCCACGTGTTCTACACCGCATGGTCACGGATGAGCACGGAACAGGAAAACATCGAGACCAACGCGGCCATGCTGCGGAACCTGCTGGCCAGCCTCAGCGGCCATCCGGTGCAGCATGTGGCCCTGATGACTGGGCTGAAGCACTATCTGGGTCCGTTTGAAGCGTATGCGGCGGGGGAGATGCCGGACACTCCCTTCCGCGAAAGCGAGCCGAGGCTGCCGACGCCCAACTTCTACTACGCCCAGGAAGACGAGTTGTGGGCTGCCGCCGGGAAGCAGGGCTTTGGCTGGTCGGTGCACCGGGCGCACACGGTGATCGGGCATGCAGTCGGCAATGCCATGAACATGGGCCTCACCCTCGCCGTCCAGGCGTCCATCTGCCGGGAACTGGGGCAACCGTTCATCTTCCCCGGCTCCGAGACGCAGTGGAACAGCCTCACGGACATGACGGACAGCGGGCTGCTGGCGGAACATATGATCTGGGCCGCCACTGCCGACGGCGTGCGCGAAGAGGCCTACAACATTGTGAACGGCGACATTTTCCGCTGGCGGCGGATGTGGCCGGCGCTGGCCGCCTACTTTGGGGTCGAGCCGGTGGGGTACGCCGGCCAGCCCCGCCCGCTGGAACAGCAAATGCTCGGCAAGGAGGGCGTCTGGGCAGGCATCGCCGCACGCCATGGGCTGGCCGAACCCGATCTCGCACGGGTCGCGTCCTGGTGGCACACCGACGGTGACCTGGGCCGGAACCTCGAAGTGGTCACCGATATGAGCAAGAGCCGCCTTGCCGGCTTCACCGGGTACCGCCGGACGGAAGACTCCTTCCTCCGCTTGTTCGACCGGTACCGCGCCGACCGCCTGATTCCGGCAGCGCCCCAGGCGGCGCGGGCCTTTCAGCCCTAG